In Streptomyces paludis, the genomic stretch TGGTCGCGCTCATCATCTCCTTCGCCATTCTGACGCTGTTCATCCTGCCGGCGATCCTTCAGGGGTCGAACCCGTTGGTCGTGGCGGTGGTGGGGGCCAGCGCGATCATGCTGATCGCGCTGTACGCGTGCCACGGGCTGACGGCCCGGACCTCGGTCGCGGTGCTCGGCACCCTGATCTCGCTGCTGCTGATCGGGCTGCTGGGCTCGCTCTTCATCGGCTGGGCGAGTCTGACCGGCAACACCGACGACAGCACAGGTCTGATCCACGGTCTCTATCCGGAGATCGATATGAGCGGTCTGCTGCTGGCCGGTGTCATCATCGGTTCGCTCGGTGTCCTCGACGATGTGACGGTGACCCAGACCTCGGCGGTCTGGGAGCTGCGTCAGGCGGATCCGACGATGGGGCCGCGCGATCTGTACAAGGCGGGCATCCGGATCGGCCGCGACCACATCGCGTCGGTGGTCAACACACTGGTGCTCGCCTACGCGGGCGCCGCGCTGCCGCTGCTGCTGCTCTTCTCGATCGCGCAGTCGAGCGTGGGCTCGGTCGCCAACAGCGAACTGGTCGCGGAGGAGATCGTACGGACGCTGGTGGGCTCGATCGGGCTGGTCGCCTCCGTCCCGGTCACAACGGCGCTGGCGGCGCTCGTGGTCTCCGCCGACCGCCCGGCCCCGGGGAACCCGCCCCGGCCGGCCTCCGCGCCGGGTACGGCGGGCCCAGGAGGCCCGGGTGGCCCGGGAACGCCTGCACCGGGCGCGCCGGAAGCCCCGGGGGCGGCTCAGGCCGGTACGGCGGGCGCCGGGACCGGCGGGTGGGACGGCCCGGCGGGCGCCACGCCCGTGGGGCCCGAGGAGACGCTCTCGACGCCGCTGCCGGGCTCCTCGGCGCGCGGTCTCGGCGGCCGGGGCCGCCGCCGCAAGAAGTAGCCCCGTACCGCATCACCCGCACGGCTCTGCCCGGCCGGCGTCCGGCCCGGGTCAGCCGGCGTTCTCCTCGGCGAGGATACGGCCGAGCGCCTGCTCCAGATTGCCCTCGAAGTCGCTGAGGGCGCACTCCTGGCCGAGCGGGACCAACCGGTCCGTACGGTCGAGGAAGGCCACCAGCGGGGCGGCGCTGACCCGGAAGAGCGCGTGGTCGTCGCCCACCTGGAGCCGCATATGGACATCGGAGAGATCGTCGGGCGTGGTCGGCGAGATATGCACATCGCCGTCCCCGCTGGGGGTGTTGATGCCGTCGAGCAGCAGTTCGCGACCGAACGTCCAGGTGACGGGGGCGTCGCCGGGCAGATGAAAGGTCATCCGTACCGCGTAGGGGTCCCTCACCTCGTAGTGAAGTTCCACCGGGATACGGAACGAGAGCTCCTCGGAGACGAGGAAGCTCATCAGGACCTCGGCCTGGACCGACTCGCGCATCGTGATTCTCCGGAGTAGATGAAGCAGTGGCTGGGAATGATCCCCATGGACCCTCTTGACGCCATCGTGCTGTAAGCGCTAGCAGATCACAAGGAGTAATTTTTCAGATACTGATAGAGAAGGCCAGGGAGGTCAGGAGCGTGCCGATCTCTCTCCGTAACCATTCGACGGCCGGCAGCAGTCGCGCCTCTTGGTCGAGTGGTAGAGAAATGGCCAATGCGGCGGCGGTGGATCCGGCGGTGACGGGCACCGCGGCGCTGACGGTGCCGAGCGCGTACTCCTGCCGTTCGACGACCGGCTCCATCCGT encodes the following:
- a CDS encoding YibE/F family protein: MTSPQQTHDPHGHAHGHSHSHGPAAPVSQHLRKVIAAVLIPFATAVVVGLAVLWPGGAPAHERTGVGFDRQTVQGKVVQLESIDCKDVNASQIPSTGDTSTPQGREAVQGETGKCKKATIQLESGKEKGRTFIEIVQPDAPRQFHVKQGVVVAYAPDAPRDLQYSVTDVDRRFPMTLLAAIFALVVIAVGRMRGVMALVALIISFAILTLFILPAILQGSNPLVVAVVGASAIMLIALYACHGLTARTSVAVLGTLISLLLIGLLGSLFIGWASLTGNTDDSTGLIHGLYPEIDMSGLLLAGVIIGSLGVLDDVTVTQTSAVWELRQADPTMGPRDLYKAGIRIGRDHIASVVNTLVLAYAGAALPLLLLFSIAQSSVGSVANSELVAEEIVRTLVGSIGLVASVPVTTALAALVVSADRPAPGNPPRPASAPGTAGPGGPGGPGTPAPGAPEAPGAAQAGTAGAGTGGWDGPAGATPVGPEETLSTPLPGSSARGLGGRGRRRKK
- a CDS encoding SsgA family sporulation/cell division regulator — encoded protein: MRESVQAEVLMSFLVSEELSFRIPVELHYEVRDPYAVRMTFHLPGDAPVTWTFGRELLLDGINTPSGDGDVHISPTTPDDLSDVHMRLQVGDDHALFRVSAAPLVAFLDRTDRLVPLGQECALSDFEGNLEQALGRILAEENAG